DNA sequence from the Methanothermobacter sp. genome:
TCAAACTCATTCAGTAGCTTTTTTGGTAGAGACATGCTTATTCGCATCATGGCTATTACCCCACAAGTAATTTCATATGAATTTATGATAGTATTAATCTAAAGTCATATTTAAACTTTTTTTGGCATGCAGTATTGTCTGTATGGAACAATCAGTTATTACATGAATAATTAACATGAATATTTAAAGGCATCGGAAAGGGAAGTCGTTGCAGATCCAGCTCCATGGGATGCATGGTAGCCCACCATCAAACAGTGCAGATGGAACAACAAAACATAAAAAGATGCCCCATCATAATATTAATCAGTGGAGTTTTTTTGAGGGATTATCAATGAAAGTTAAAGAAGCAATGAACGCCGAGATAATAACGGTGAGCCCCGAGACAAGGCCCCTTGAAGCCTTTGAAAAGATGTACAAACACGGTGTGAGAAGACTCTTTGTGCTTGACGAGGAAGATAAACCTGTTGGCGTTGTATCCTACACAGACCTCATAGGGGTCCTCGGGTCAATAAAACCCGACAGTGAGCACCCTGAGAGGGACCTCAAGGTCAGGGACATCATGGTGGATGAGGTGATAACAATCTCAGCCGACGATAACATAGAGGACGCCGCAAACCTCATGCTGAGGGCCGATATTTCAGGCCTCCTGGTGCTGGAGGACGATAAACCTGTCGGGGTGATAACAAAAACAGATATCTGCCGGCTGGTTGCAGCAGAGATACTGGTACCCTCCTGATTCAGAGTTACAGCAGAAGTGTTCTGATCATTCTTACAGAGGAGGTAACCCTTGAAGATTATAACAAGAAAGGAGAACATGGTCTACAGGGAAATACGGTACATGCAGCTTGATCTCAACGCCCCTGTATCCGAGGAGATGCTTAAGAGGAACCTTGACCTTCCTGAACACGAATACCATGACATAGCAGCGAGCCTTGAGAAAAAAGGGCTTATATCAAGAGAAAACGGGAGGATAGCTGCTGAGAACCCTGATGAAGATGTGCAGGTAATGGAAAGTCAGGAGGAAGTCAGGGAAGCCGAGCTGAACCAGATAGAGGAGGAAACCCTGAGGACCATTAAGGAACTCGGAGGCGGAGGACCCGTTCCCCGTTACCTCCTTGAGGGCCACCTCCTCTATGGTCCCCTGGGGCTCAGCACAAGGCGCATGTACAACGTGCTCCTTTCACTTGAAAATAAAAAGCTAGTAGAGATGGTGGTGCTGGATGACGGTGAATATTACCGCCCCTCAGCCCCCGATATGGCCGGCAGCTGAACCATCATTTAATCCCCTGCAGCTCTAGAGTTTCAGATCATCCGTCACAGGGAGGCCCCTGAGCCAGCCAAGGTCGCTCTGGTATAGCATCCTTATATCTTTTATATCGAATCGTATCATTGCAAGTCTCTCGATACCCAGGCCAAAGGCAGCCACAGGGGTCTCAACACCCAGCGGTTCGAGGACCTCTGGCCTGAACATGCCCGCCCCTCCAAGTTCTATCCAGCTCTTCTTCTCAGGGAGGTAGATCTCACATTCTGTTGAGAGGTAGGTGTAGGGGAAGTATGCCGGCCTGAACCTCACCTCAAATCCCAGTTTTCTGTAAAACTCCCGCAGTATACCCAGAAGGTTTCTGAAGTTAACATCCTCCCCTGCGACGATACCCTCAACCTGGTGGAATTCAGGCAGGTGCTTGTAGGTTATGGTCTCCCTCCTGAAAACCCTGCCAACAGAGAACATCTTGAGGGGTGGTTCATTCTCCCTAAGGAACCTGGCAGATACACAGGTTGTGTGGGTCCTGAGGACGCTCTGCATTGCAACGTCCCTGTCCCATTCATACTGCCATCCCTCTGATCCGGTGGAGCCCCCTGTTTCATGGGCACTCTGCACTGCCCTCACAAGATCCTCATCCGGGAGTTCGGTTACTGGGGGATTTTTAACGTAGAATGTGTCCTGCATCTCCCTTGCAGCGTGGTCCTGGGGCTGGAAGAGGCAGTCAAAGTTCCAGAATGCTGATTCAAGAAGTGGGCCCCTTGACTCTGTAAACCCCAGTTTAAGGAATATGAGCCTTATCTCATCAATTATGCGCCTCAGTGGGTGCATCTTGCCGGGATAAACCAGAGGGTACTCTGCATCAATATTGTAACCCCTGTAGTGAAGCTTCCTCCAGGAGCCTGTCTTCAGGTGCTCATGGGTGACCTGGGTGGCCTCCTCAGCGATCTCAACACCCCTCTCAAGGAGTTTCCGGCCCTCAGGTGTGAGTTCAATCCTGTGCTTCCTTACCTTTTTAATATCAACTATGCCCTTTCTTCCTGCAAGGTCCTTAAGGGCACCCTTCAGGTGTTCAGGAAGTTCCGCGGTCCTTATAGACCCTTCATCAAGGAGTATTTTAAGGAGTTTCTCGTCATCTCCACTCTCAGGGGGTTTCTCCTGGGTGGCTGAAACCTTCCCATCAGATATCCTTGCCCATCCCTTTCTCACAAGCCAGCCTATGGCGATTCCTGATTCCGCCTTATCAAGGCCGGCCCTTCTGGAGAGTTCGGACATTTCAAGTTCCCCCTCCCCGGAGATGATATCGATGACCCTCCTCTCTGGAAGACCGTGGGTTGCATAAACCTTCCCGTCATCTGTGAGTGATACTACTTCCTCTACCTCCTTGATGACCCTCACAAATCCCCTTGATTCAAGTGCGCCCGCTGCACTCATCACGGATTTGATATCCATATTCTGTGACTCTGCTATATCTTCTGGTTTAAGGGGTTTATCTGAATCCTCAAATGCCTTCAGGACCTTTTTCTCGTAAATGTGAAGCTGATCGATTACCCTATCAGGATCCATATCGATTCCTCCATAAACTGCTCAATCCAGTTTTTCATCTGTGTTCTGAATAATAATCAAGTAGACCCACCATTATGGATGAAGCTGTAAGATCGGCTGTTGTGCCGGGGTTTAAACCGCTGCTGTGGAGTTTTCTGTCAAACCTTTCAACACGTTTAAGCCCGGCCTCAGTGAGCACACCTCCCCTGTCAACAATCTCGGCGGCCTCCTCTGAAACCTCCTCGGCTATTTTTTCATCATACTTCCTTGCTATGAGGGTGTCCGGAAACCTTGCAAGTATTGTGAGGAATGTCTGGACAACAGCCCGGTTCATCCCATATTCCCTGACCGTCGCCTTGAACACCGGGAACCCGACATTGAAGGTGACCGGCATCCCCGATGTGAGTTCCCTTGCAATGAGGTCCCAGTCAGAGGACATCTTCAGTGTATCGAAGAGTGTGATTTTCTCATCCAGTATCCTCTGCTCTGATTCGGGGTCATTAACATCGAGGCTTTCATGTTCACCCATACCCCCGGGATTCGCAGCAGAAATGGCTCTGTAGAGATTAACAGCATCTTCAGGTGTTGTCTGAAGTATTAACCTGTTCACCTGTTCCCTTAACCCCTGCAGATCCCCCTCATCAACTATTCCTGCGGCCGCAGAGAGTGGTGCAAGGAGCATGACTATACCCAGGTTTGTGTTGGTGGAAACCCATTTTCCGGTATCCTCCACAGCCCTCAGTATGAGTTCCCCCAGTCCAATAGCTGAGAGATCCAGACTATCCCGCAGTTCGACTCCCCTTCTAGCGGCGAGGCGCATGCTATCCCCGATAACTATCCCGCTCACCAGGAAGTCCTCATAGACCATGTCATCAAAGTCGCGGGTTCTGTGGACGTTGCCAGGTTTCGGATAGCCGCTAACCTCCAGTACAGATGCTATCTGGGCTATCCTTGAAACATAGAGGGGGTCCACTAGATCACCCCCAGAAGTTCGGGGGCGAAGTGTGAAATTATAAGGTCAGCCCCTGCACGTTTTATTGACAGAATAGATTCATATATCGCCTCTTCAGTAAGGTATCCGCTATCTATGGCCGCCCTCAGCATTGAATACTCCCCACTCACATTGTAGGCTGCAAGGGGGACCCTGAATCTGTCCTTCACAGCCCCTATCACATCGAGATATGCCAGGGCGGGTTTTACCATCAGTATATCGGCGCCCTCCTCAAGGTCAAGTTCCGCCTCCATGAGGGCCTCGCTGACATTTGCAGGGTCCATCTGATATGATCTGCGGTCACCAAATGCTGGGGCTGAGGAAACCGCGTCACGGAATGGTGCGTAGAATGCGGATGCATACTTGACGGCATAGGACATTATAAGAGTCTCACTGAAACCTGCGTCATCCAGGGCCCTCCTTATAGCTGCAACACGTCCATCCATCATATCTGAGGGGGCAACCACATCTGCACCGGCCTCTGCATGGGAGAGGGCTATCCTTGAAAGGACATCAAGGGTCTCATCATTGACCACCTTCCCCTCCACGACGATGCCGCAGTGGCCGTGGGTTGTGTACTGGCAGAGGCAGACGTCTGTCATGACAACTAGTTGAGTCTCCTCCTTCAGCCTCCTCACGGTCCTCTGCACAGCGCCATCAGGGTCATATGCTGATGAGGCAAGCTCGTCCTTGGTGGATGGCATGCCAAATAAAAGGACAGCTGAAAGCCCTTCATCCTCAAGTCTGGATGCCTCAGAGACCGCATCATCCACAGAGTACCTGTACTGTCCAGGCATTGTGTCTATGGCCTCAGGTTCACCCCCTTCAAGTTTTTCGCTCACAAAAATGGGGTAGATGAGGTCTGATGAGTGCAGCCGTGTTTCTCGGAAAATGTCACGTATCTGTGGACTTTTCCGCAATCTTCGCATCCTTTTTGTGGGAAACTCCATAATATCACTCACAGGTAAACTCTTAAAGAATTGAACAGGATAATATTTATTACATTTTCACCTCTAAAAAACATAACGCCCTGATGCTCTACTTCTGAAGGACGCTTCACTGATATCATGATTCCACATCCACAAGAACCTCAACCCTCCTTACAGCCTCGTCAACAGCATCGGAATCCATAACTATTTTCACGGCATCTTTGGGGCACCTCTCAGCGCATCTTCCGCATATGAGGCACCTCCCGGTATCATGGTTTGCTCCTCCTTCACTGATGGCTCCTGTAAAACATGCCTTCTCACAGCACCCGCAAAGAACACACCTTTCAGCGTCCCTTACGATACTGACACCCTCCATTGGTGTTATGGACGACGCTATGTCCTCAGAAAGAAAGGGTGTCATCCTCCAGAGACAGCAGCATTCACAGCAGTTGCAGACAGAAAGTAATTCATCGTGCGGGTCTGAATTGAGCCAGACAGAGTCTATCCTGTTTCTACCTATTATGTGGACCAGGCCCGCCTCCCTGCACCTTTCAATGTGTTCAAGGGCCTCCTCTTTTGATATGAGGCTCCCGACCTTATCTGATATCCTGAGTGCCCCTGGACCCAGGAAGATGCAGCCAAGATCGTGGGGGTATTCACTGCATCCCGAGGAAACCCTGCATATGCAGAAGTCCATCCTGAATATGTGTTTTGAGCGAAGTATCATCCTCCTCAGAACATCTGACGGCAGTGCAGTGCTCTCTGGCAGCTGGAAACTCCTGTTCACCTCAACCGACGTGTCCCTGGGTATGACCTGTATATCGTCCCCCTCAAAAAACAATCTCTTAACAATTTTCCTGAAGGTATCTGACCTTTCAGTGATCCTGGCAAGTTCAAATCTCCTGTGAAATGTCCTTTTTATTATTGCAATACTCAGATCAGTGAAATCAATCACCTGAATCACCATAGAGTCTCTGTGGGAGGGGATCCCCCTCACCATGAACCCGCCCCCGGTAATACAGTTTTCCGTGCCTTACAATGAGGGCATGGTACTCCTGGAAGACCCTGAAATCAGGTTCAAGGTTTTCTTCAAAGATCCCCTTTATCACCGAATAGCCCTCATCCCCCCCTATAATACCATTATGGGATAACATCCTCCTTGTGTATGCATCAACCACGAATTCAGGTTTTCTGTATCCATAGAGGAGGATGGAGTCTGCTGTCTCATATCCAACACCCCTTACCCCCAGGAGCTCCTTCCTGGATGGTATGGCGCCCTCGAGGGATATGAAGAACTCTGAAATCTCTCTCAAGTATGATGTCTTCTGTCTGTAGAAGCCGGCACATCTGAGGGCGCCCTCAAGTTCATCGTCATCAGCTGCTAGTATACCCTCAGGTTCAAGGATATTCAGTGATGCCAGGTTGCGTAGTGCGGCTGCGGCAGCGTCCCATGAGGTGTTCTGGGTGAGTATTGCCCCTGCCATCACCTCAAAGATCTCAGTCTCAGATGATGGCAGGGTGTAGTCGCCAGGGTGGTACCTGAGTTTGAGGGTATCCCTATCAAGGAGGGGCCACCACCCCTGGGGACCATAGAGTTCCATGAGCACACTGTAGATATCCCTGAGCACCTTCATGTATAGGGATAAGTATGGAGACAACAGTTAAAGGTTTAGGTTACAGGCACTGATAGAATGTGAATTTGTCGCAGCCGACCCCACGATACTGAATAACATGCTGCGCAATAACCCTCCATGATCTCCACCTTCTTCGGGTCTCCAACACATGGTCTTCAGTGAAATCAGTTCACCAATTCCCTGGAAAATCTGCACACATCTGCTTCGGCTGATCAGTTTATTAATTAAAAGCTACACAGATAACTGCATGAAATATGAAATTATACACAGACCAAGTTACAGTATGGCGAATATCCAGCTTGAAAGCGGTGAAGCCATAAAGGCAGAGGCCGGTGCAATGGTGAGTATGAGCTCAAACATAGAGATCCAGACCGAAACAGGGGGTCTTCTTGGGGCTGTTAAGAGATCCATGCTTGGGGGGGAAAGTGTCTTCCTCAATACCTTCCGTTCCCAGGGGAGGGGTGAGATACAGCTTGCACCATCATACCCCGGGGATGTTGAGGTCATTGAAACCCATGAGACAGTCTATGCTCAGAGCGGCTCATTCATGGCGGCTTCAGAGGATGTGGAGATAGATACAAAATTTGGGGGTTTCAAAACATTCTTTGGAAGTGAGGGCCTCTTTCTGCTTAAACTGAGAGCCTCTGGACCCATATTCCTCTCAAGTTTCGGGGCAATATACCACAGGGAACTTGTGAATGAGAGGTTCGTGGTGGACACAGGACACATCGTGGCCTTCACAGAGGGTCTCGACTTCCATGTGAGAAAGGTCGGAGGACTTAAAAGCACATTTCTCAGTGGAGAGGGACTTGTAGCTGAATTTGAAGGTACAGGAACCGTTTACATGCAGACAAGAAGTGTTGATAGCTTTGTTGGATGGTTAATACCCATGCTCCCCTCAAGGAATTAGATGATAAAAACTCCATGGTGGTGATTCGGTGGCTGGAAACAGTACCGGCGAAGTATTCAGGGTTACAACCTTCGGGTCCAGCCATGGACCTGCACTTGGGGCGGTTATCGATGGCTGCCCCGCAGGCCTTGAACTGAGTGAAGAGGACATCCAGAGGGAACTAGACAGGAGGAGACCCGGTACGAGCAGTTTAACCACTCCCCGGGGTGAAATGGACAGGGTCGAGATACTTTCAGGGATATTCGAGGGTAAAACAGACGGGACTCCCATAGCCGGAATTGTCAGGAACCGTGACGTTGACTCTGCAAGTTACAGTAACCTCAAGTCGGTGCCAAGACCCGGCCACGGCGACTACACCTGGAGGGCCAGGTTCGGCCACTATGACCACCGTGGAGGTGGCCGTGGAAGTGGAAGGGTAACCATTGGACATGTGATTGGCGGGGCGGTTGCAAAGAAGCTCATGGGAACCCAGGGTATCAGGGTGAACGCACACGTGGTACAGGTGGGTGACATCAGGGCAGACAGGGTTAACCTGAAACTGATTGAGGAGTACTCAGAGAGAAACCCTGTTAGATGCGCTGATCCCGTGGCGGCCAGATTGATGGAGAAAGCCATCCTTGATGCTAAGGAAATGGGAGACTCCATTGGCGGAGTCGTTGAGGTCGTGGCACTGGGGGTGCCCGCCGGGCTCGGGGACCCTGTCTTCAGTAAACTTGACGCTGACCTTGCAGCTGCACTCATGGGTATCGGGTCTGTGAAGGGTGTGGAGATCGGAATGGGATTTGAGGTTGCAGAGCACCATGCCAGTGAAATAAACGATGAGTTCTACATCTCTGGCGGTGAAATCAGGACAACCACCAACACCTCAGGGGGTATACTCGGGGGTATATCCAGCGGCATGCCCATAACTGCAAGGA
Encoded proteins:
- a CDS encoding CBS domain-containing protein, translated to MKVKEAMNAEIITVSPETRPLEAFEKMYKHGVRRLFVLDEEDKPVGVVSYTDLIGVLGSIKPDSEHPERDLKVRDIMVDEVITISADDNIEDAANLMLRADISGLLVLEDDKPVGVITKTDICRLVAAEILVPS
- a CDS encoding phenylalanine--tRNA ligase subunit alpha, translated to MDPDRVIDQLHIYEKKVLKAFEDSDKPLKPEDIAESQNMDIKSVMSAAGALESRGFVRVIKEVEEVVSLTDDGKVYATHGLPERRVIDIISGEGELEMSELSRRAGLDKAESGIAIGWLVRKGWARISDGKVSATQEKPPESGDDEKLLKILLDEGSIRTAELPEHLKGALKDLAGRKGIVDIKKVRKHRIELTPEGRKLLERGVEIAEEATQVTHEHLKTGSWRKLHYRGYNIDAEYPLVYPGKMHPLRRIIDEIRLIFLKLGFTESRGPLLESAFWNFDCLFQPQDHAAREMQDTFYVKNPPVTELPDEDLVRAVQSAHETGGSTGSEGWQYEWDRDVAMQSVLRTHTTCVSARFLRENEPPLKMFSVGRVFRRETITYKHLPEFHQVEGIVAGEDVNFRNLLGILREFYRKLGFEVRFRPAYFPYTYLSTECEIYLPEKKSWIELGGAGMFRPEVLEPLGVETPVAAFGLGIERLAMIRFDIKDIRMLYQSDLGWLRGLPVTDDLKL
- a CDS encoding triphosphoribosyl-dephospho-CoA synthase; its protein translation is MDPLYVSRIAQIASVLEVSGYPKPGNVHRTRDFDDMVYEDFLVSGIVIGDSMRLAARRGVELRDSLDLSAIGLGELILRAVEDTGKWVSTNTNLGIVMLLAPLSAAAGIVDEGDLQGLREQVNRLILQTTPEDAVNLYRAISAANPGGMGEHESLDVNDPESEQRILDEKITLFDTLKMSSDWDLIARELTSGMPVTFNVGFPVFKATVREYGMNRAVVQTFLTILARFPDTLIARKYDEKIAEEVSEEAAEIVDRGGVLTEAGLKRVERFDRKLHSSGLNPGTTADLTASSIMVGLLDYYSEHR
- the hemB gene encoding porphobilinogen synthase codes for the protein MEFPTKRMRRLRKSPQIRDIFRETRLHSSDLIYPIFVSEKLEGGEPEAIDTMPGQYRYSVDDAVSEASRLEDEGLSAVLLFGMPSTKDELASSAYDPDGAVQRTVRRLKEETQLVVMTDVCLCQYTTHGHCGIVVEGKVVNDETLDVLSRIALSHAEAGADVVAPSDMMDGRVAAIRRALDDAGFSETLIMSYAVKYASAFYAPFRDAVSSAPAFGDRRSYQMDPANVSEALMEAELDLEEGADILMVKPALAYLDVIGAVKDRFRVPLAAYNVSGEYSMLRAAIDSGYLTEEAIYESILSIKRAGADLIISHFAPELLGVI
- a CDS encoding 4Fe-4S dicluster domain-containing protein, yielding MIDFTDLSIAIIKRTFHRRFELARITERSDTFRKIVKRLFFEGDDIQVIPRDTSVEVNRSFQLPESTALPSDVLRRMILRSKHIFRMDFCICRVSSGCSEYPHDLGCIFLGPGALRISDKVGSLISKEEALEHIERCREAGLVHIIGRNRIDSVWLNSDPHDELLSVCNCCECCCLWRMTPFLSEDIASSITPMEGVSIVRDAERCVLCGCCEKACFTGAISEGGANHDTGRCLICGRCAERCPKDAVKIVMDSDAVDEAVRRVEVLVDVES
- a CDS encoding endonuclease III domain-containing protein — its product is MKVLRDIYSVLMELYGPQGWWPLLDRDTLKLRYHPGDYTLPSSETEIFEVMAGAILTQNTSWDAAAAALRNLASLNILEPEGILAADDDELEGALRCAGFYRQKTSYLREISEFFISLEGAIPSRKELLGVRGVGYETADSILLYGYRKPEFVVDAYTRRMLSHNGIIGGDEGYSVIKGIFEENLEPDFRVFQEYHALIVRHGKLYYRGRVHGEGDPLPQRLYGDSGD
- a CDS encoding TIGR00266 family protein; protein product: MKYEIIHRPSYSMANIQLESGEAIKAEAGAMVSMSSNIEIQTETGGLLGAVKRSMLGGESVFLNTFRSQGRGEIQLAPSYPGDVEVIETHETVYAQSGSFMAASEDVEIDTKFGGFKTFFGSEGLFLLKLRASGPIFLSSFGAIYHRELVNERFVVDTGHIVAFTEGLDFHVRKVGGLKSTFLSGEGLVAEFEGTGTVYMQTRSVDSFVGWLIPMLPSRN
- the aroC gene encoding chorismate synthase, whose product is MAGNSTGEVFRVTTFGSSHGPALGAVIDGCPAGLELSEEDIQRELDRRRPGTSSLTTPRGEMDRVEILSGIFEGKTDGTPIAGIVRNRDVDSASYSNLKSVPRPGHGDYTWRARFGHYDHRGGGRGSGRVTIGHVIGGAVAKKLMGTQGIRVNAHVVQVGDIRADRVNLKLIEEYSERNPVRCADPVAARLMEKAILDAKEMGDSIGGVVEVVALGVPAGLGDPVFSKLDADLAAALMGIGSVKGVEIGMGFEVAEHHASEINDEFYISGGEIRTTTNTSGGILGGISSGMPITARIAVKPTPSISLPQRSVDLDRMEETEIEIHGRHDPCICPRVVPVAEAAVAMVLADHMIRAGFIHPTDIRKQKNDG